One window from the genome of Eucalyptus grandis isolate ANBG69807.140 chromosome 7, ASM1654582v1, whole genome shotgun sequence encodes:
- the LOC120295630 gene encoding disease resistance protein RPV1-like has translation MDIHNNHLGLPSTKWPSVCRYEAFLSFRGGDVRGGFVEFLYEGLADSGIIAFIDHRGIEIGENIMRMILKVIGHTQICIPIFSKDFASSKSCLKEVEKMVKCDRTIMPIFYDVSPSVVGEQKESYQQSFRDHVAKGVPLTTINNWKKALQIVSRRRGWELEKFQDRQRVLINEVVSTVRRLLRKDDLHVTAHLVGMDQPVQEVMRKLGVGHENGEVIRGQTVKGKRVVEISGLPGIGKSTLATVVYNKIHHLFEGKSFLREVEQTRLLSLQENLVGGLQKRAYTFKSPAEGTDFIKYKFGDLRVLIILDDVSDFKQVNSLAGDLSWFGPGSRIIVISRRSNLVDDCNLVPMTSTSNSTVNNCDDIIIEKYELKQMNSDHAFQLFCSVLREKPLKKEFSSLACEIILAAGRIPLVIEVVGSILRGKDIKFWKEALDRLNREPYTKEVKRILKSRYEDLDKNAREIFLDIACFFVGKDKTIPSYMWEACKYDPYRGIDELHDLSLVKTRENNTLWMNNQLKVLGRDIVREENPSEPFKRSRLWNQEDIEPVLNERKDWQDVAVEALSATFDKPHLFPKCRFFCDFSKFRYLKMNHAIVKAYKQSAKSSREDFFLRRLKWLEWQGCNDISNLLALDMSKLIILDLSGSTSTNWQCWKQIMKVR, from the exons ATGGATATCCACAATAACCACTTGGGGCTTCCATCAACTAAATGGCCCAGTGTTTGCCGCTACGAAGCCTTTCTCAGTTTCAGAGGAGGAGATGTTCGGGGGGGCTTCGTTGAATTTCTCTACGAAGGCCTCGCTGATTCAGGGATAATTGCATTCATCGATCATCGTGGGATCGAGATCGGAGAAAATATCATGCGTATGATCTTAAAAGTGATTGGGCACACGCAGATCTGCATTCCCATCTTCTCCAAAGATTTCGCTTCCAGTAAGAGTTGTCTGAAGGAGGTAGAGAAAATGGTGAAGTGTGACAGGACAATCATGCCCATTTTCTACGACGTCTCCCCTTCAGTGGTCGGCGAGCAAAAGGAGAGTTATCAGCAGTCCTTCCGCGACCATGTGGCCAAGGGGGTGCCGTTAACGACTATAAACAACTGGAAGAAGGCTCTGCAGATTGTTTCAAGAAGACGAGGAtgggaattggagaaattccagGACAG GCAGCGTGTACTTATAAATGAGGTTGTTTCCACGGTCCGCCGGTTGTTGAGGAAGGATGACTTACATGTGACGGCACATTTAGTGGGGATGGATCAACCTGTGCAAGAGGTGATGAGAAAACTTGGTGTTGGCCATGAAAATGGAGAAGTAATTAGAGGGCAAACGGTGAAAGGAAAACGTGTGGTTGAGATATCGGGCCTTCCAGGAATTGGTAAGTCGACTCTTGCCACGGTTGTCTACAacaaaatccatcatctctTCGAAGGTAAGAGTTTCCTTAGAGAGGTTGAGCAAACGAGACTCCTGTCTCTCCAAGAAAATTTAGTCGGTGGCCTCCAAAAGAGAGCATACACATTCAAATCTCCTGCTGAAGGTACCGATTTTATCAAGTACAAATTTGGAGATCTAAGAGTTCTTATTATTCTTGATGATGTTAGTGATTTTAAACAAGTCAATTCACTAGCTGGAGATCTAAGTTGGTTCGGTCCGGGAAGTAGGATCATCGTGATCTCTAGGAGAAGTAATCTTGTTGACGACTGTAATCTTGTGCCTATGACCTCTACAAGCAACAGTACTGTTAACAATTGTGATGACATCATCATTGAAAAATACGAGCTAAAACAAATGAATAGTGACCATGCTTTTCAGCTATTTTGTAGTGTTCTTAGAGAAAAACCTCTTAAAAAGGAATTCTCCTCTTTGGCATGTGAAATTATTTTGGCTGCTGGAAGAATTCCTCTGGTTATTGAGGTTGTTGGTTCAATTTTACGTGGAAAGGACATAAAGTTTTGGAAGGAGGCATTGGATAGATTGAACCGAGAGCCTTACACTAAGGAAGTGAAAAGAATTCTGAAGAGTAGATATGAAGATTTAGATAAAAATGCCCGAGAGATATTTCTTGATATAGCGTGTTTTTTTGtgggaaaagacaaaacaatACCCTCTTACATGTGGGAAGCTTGTAAATATGATCCTTATAGAGGAATTGACGAGCTTCATGACTTGTCTTTGGTCAAAACTAGAGAAAACAATACATTGTGGATGAATAATCAACTAAAAGTCCTTGGGAGGGACATAGTCAGGGAGGAAAATCCAAGTGAACCTTTCAAGCGGAGCAGGCTATGGAATCAGGAGGATATCGAACCAGTATTGAACGAAAGGAAG GATTGGCAGGACGTTGCAGTTGAAGCCCTTAGTGCCACATTCGACAAACCCCATTTATTTCCTAAATGTAGATTCTTTTGTGATTTCTCGAAGTTTAGGTATCTTAAAATGAACCACGCTATTGTCAAAGCATATAAGCAGAGTGCAAAGAGCTCCAGAGAGGATTTTTTCCTTCGAAGGTTAAAGTGGCTTGAATGGCAAGGGTGCAACGATATCTCCAATCTACTTGCTTTAGATATGTCAAAATTGatcattcttgatttgtctGGGAGTACCTCCACCAATTGGCAATGCTGGAAACAAATTATGAAGGTACGATGA
- the LOC120295801 gene encoding TMV resistance protein N-like gives MADSRSRKRREVAPSFGGQPSPPHRVISSDLVEDKPARLNQDDVILSYLEYGSPIGFVGSLCRCLEADGIRVFRVFDIPSFLPEELRLSVSGSNIYIPIFSPAYAYSPGCLETLALMAEHTSRSGGKKEILPFFYNVGRSDVQLDQKSRYRGALDEHKQRFGDEKVKLWEKAIVGAGKVKGWELSSYRSEKELITAIVGEILFNLMIAHNHVSEDLSTGDNPMLSDRTSVYFFAPILLSSRVLSPKDFFLLRLKKQRGNLEVFTIFQTKLIHNILKREHEVASAFEGVRFLKKIFRSMKVLIVLDDVEKASLLKEFVGAKLDWFGCGSRVIVTSKESRVLQGFVAQGLAHTYNVNPMDDNRAFNFFWQYAASGKSDELRSYVKIAIEIVKAAKGLPLLVKVFGSFCNIKDWKNGLNSKISCNNFRKITRRF, from the exons ATGGCTGATTCCCGAAGCAGAAAACGGAGAGAAGTCGCGCCCAGTTTTGGAGGACAACCATCGCCCCCACATCGAGTAATTTCATCTGACCTCGTCGAAGATAAACCAGCGAGGCTGAATCAAGATGATGTGATCCTGAGTTACCTTGAATACGGTAGTCCCATTGGATTCGTTGGTTCCCTCTGTCGCTGCTTGGAAGCTGACGGAATTCGCGTTTTCAGAGTTTTCGACATCCCATCTTTTCTACCCGAAGAGCTTCGGCTGTCGGTCTCCGGCTCCAACATCTACATACCTATTTTTTCACCAGCCTATGCTTATAGCCCCGGGTGCCTTGAGACGCTCGCACTCATGGCAGAACACACGTCTAGATCAGGAGGGAAGAAAGAGATCCTGCCCTTTTTCTACAATGTGGGACGGTCTGATGTGCAGCTGGACCAAAAATCACGCTACAGAGGCGCCCTGGACGAGCACAAGCAGAGATTCGGCGATGAGAAAGTCAAGCTGTGGGAGAAGGCTATTGTGGGGGCTGGTAAAGTCAAGGGATGGGAACTAAGCTCATATAGAAG TGAAAAGGAACTTATCACAGCCATCGTTGGAGAAATTTTGTTTAACCTGATGATAGCACACAATCATGTGTCTGAGGATCTATCCACTGGTGATAATCCCATGTTATCTGACAGGACCTCGGTATATTTCTTTGCTCCCATTCTCCTCTCTTCTCGAGTACTCTCCCCTAAAGACT TTTTCTTGCTGAGATTGAAGAAACAACGCGGCAACCTGGAGGTGTTCACTATCTTTCAAACCAAGTTGAtccataatattttaaaaagagagcATGAGGTTGCTTCTGCTTTCGAAGGAGTAcgatttttgaaaaagatattTAGGAGTATGAAAGTTCTTATTGTTCTTGATGACGTGGAGAAGGCATCCCTCCTCAAGGAGTTTGTAGGAGCTAAGCTTGATTGGTTTGGTTGTGGAAGTAGAGTAATTGTCACCTCAAAAGAAAGCAGAGTTCTTCAAGGGTTTGTTGCTCAAGGGTTGGCTCATACTTACAATGTTAATCCGATGGATGATAATCGAGCTTTCAACTTTTTCTGGCAGTATGCTGCAAGCGGAAAGAGTGATGAACTACGATCTTATGTTAAAATTGCAATCGAAATAGTGAAGGCTGCGAAGGGACTTCCACTACTTGTCAAagtttttggttctttttgCAATATAAAGGACTGGAAGAATGGATTAAATTCAAAGATCTCATGCAACAATTTCAGGAAGATTACCAGAAGATTCTGA
- the LOC120295802 gene encoding disease resistance protein RPV1-like → MRSISKLRNLVSLDIKSCSFVQELPEGIGYLETLKELYIDGTAIRAIDIPEGSYGKLETLSACNTKILSLPDRIGNLKSLSYLALDDTKLSELPYSIGLLENLQTLSLKNCRSLWKLPDSIGNLKELQVMDLSYTLVDELPSSVKDLRNLKVLKMVHTFIREFPGGIKNLESLEEIDFLDCRSLKGECNIRGLSSLGVLVLENTDISELIVMDRRYPSLQDLRIDGKVCILTIGTTEGAPHGINGCETMTPLQADGHRSMQMMISDPSKAVVRQKQESSEGMRLG, encoded by the coding sequence ATGAGGTCAATTAGCAAGCTAAGGAACTTAGTTTCTTTGGATATCAAGTCCTGCAGCTTCGTGCAAGAGTTGCCAGAAGGTATAGGTTACTTGGAAACTCTAAAAGAGCTTTATATCGATGGAACTGCCATAAGAGCCATCGATATCCCTGAGGGTTCGTATGGGAAGCTTGAAACTCTGAGTGCTTGCAACACTAAAATCTTGTCTCTACCCGATAGAATTGGCAACTTGAAATCTCTTTCGTACCTAGCTTTGGACGACACTAAACTCAGTGAGCTCCCTTATTCCATCGGCTTACTGGAGAATCTTCAGACACTCTCTCTCAAAAATTGCAGGAGCTTGTGGAAACTGCCAGATTCCATCGGGAACCTCAAGGAGCTGCAAGTCATGGATCTTTCGTACACATTAGTCGACGAACTACCTTCGTCTGTCAAggatttgagaaacttgaaagtaTTAAAGATGGTTCACACTTTTATTAGAGAATTTCCTGGAGGCATTAAGAATCTAGAGAGTTTAGAAGAGATAGATTTCTTGGACTGCAGAAGTTTGAAAGGGGAATGCAACATTAGGGGATTATCGTCTTTAGGGGTCTTAGTTCTGGAAAATACTGATATTTCTGAGCTGATTGTGATGGATCGTCGATACCCTAGTCTCCAAGACCTCAGAATAGATGGCAAAGTTTGCATCTTGACAATTGGAACTACAGAAGGAGCACCGCATGGGATCAACGGATGTGAGACTATGACACCGCTCCAGGCTGATGGACATCGCAGCATGCAGATGATGATCAGTGACCCAAGCAAGGCGGTGGTCAGACAAAAGCAAGAAAGTTCGGAGGGGATGAGGCTTGGCTAA
- the LOC120295803 gene encoding disease resistance protein RUN1-like — protein sequence MDVRNNHSSLPSTRWPNVSHYQVFLSFRGGDVRRGFIEFLFNGLEDAGISAFIDHSGIEIGEEIMPKILQVIRRTQICIPVFSKDFASSKSCLREVAEMVACDRTIMPIFYDVSPEVVGKQQENYQQSFSNHAAKRVTSTTLDNWKRALQTVSGKRGWELEKFQHGEHELINEVVSEVRQLLKEDDLDVTENLVGMDHHVREMMKKLGVLYENDQVVERQMLMGKRVVEISGLPGIGKSTLATVVYNKIHHLFEGKSFLKDIHGAVEQKRILSLQEDLISDLLRNKRCTLRSPAEGTKFIRYRIANLRVLIILDDVSDFEQTNSLAGDPSWFGPGSRIIVISKRRNLVDEYSWAPIETAELSVLGHGSQRIVTSSRNSSVNICDDFVIEKFELKRMNDVHAFQMFCMYALKGGPLREEISFVARDISLAAEGLPFLIKIVGSSLYGKPITFWKEALDRLKQETFSKEVKRILKARYEALEYSARQIFLDIACFFMGKDKTISSYLWEACKYHPSTRIAELQDKSLVTTTDNNEFRMHNQVKFLGRSLSRMKIQVNLLSVVGFGIRRILDEY from the exons ATGGATGTCCGCAATAACCACTCGTCGCTTCCATCTACTAGATGGCCGAATGTTAGCCACTACCAAGTCTTTCTCAGTTTCCGAGGAGGAGATGTTCGGAGAGGCTTCATTGAATTTCTCTTCAACGGCCTTGAAGATGCAGGGATCAGTGCATTTATCGATCATAGTGGGATCGAGATCGGAGAAGAGATCATGCCTAAGATCTTACAAGTGATCAGGCGCACACAGATATGCATTCCTGTCTTCTCCAAAGATTTCGCTTCCAGTAAGAGTTGTCTGAGGGAGGTGGCGGAAATGGTGGCGTGTGACAGGACAatcatgcccattttctatgaCGTCAGCCCTGAAGTCGTCGGCAAACAGCAGGAGAATTATCAGCAGTCCTTCAGCAACCATGCAGCCAAGAGGGTGACATCAACGACTCTAGACAACTGGAAGAGGGCTCTGCAGACTGTTTCAGGAAAACGAGGAtgggaattggagaaattccagCACGG GGAGCATGAACTTATAAACGAGGTTGTTTCCGAGGTCCGCCAGCTGTTGAAGGAGGATGATTTAGATGTGACAGAAAATTTAGTAGGGATGGATCACCATGTGCGAGAGATGATGAAAAAACTCGGCGTTCTCTATGAAAATGACCAAGTGGTTGAACGGCAAATGCTGATGGGAAAACGTGTGGTTGAGATATCGGGCCTTCCAGGAATTGGTAAGTCGACTCTTGCTACGGTTGTCTACAATAAAATCCATCATCTCTTTGAAGGTAAAAGCTTCCTTAAAGATATCCATGGAGCAGTTGAGCAAAAGAGAATCTTATCTCTCCAAGAAGATTTAATTAGCGATCTCCTCCGAAATAAAAGATGTACACTCAGATCTCCTGCTGAAGGTACCAAATTTATCCGGTACAGAATTGCAAATCTGAGGGTTCTCATAATCCTAGACGATGTTAGTGATTTTGAACAAACCAATTCATTAGCTGGAGATCCAAGTTGGTTCGGTCCAGGAAGCAGGATCATCGTGATTTCTAAGAGACGCAATCTTGTTGACGAGTATAGTTGGGCACCGATTGAAACTGCTGAGCTGAGCGTGCTTGGTCATGGAAGCCAGAGGATTGTCACCTCCAGCAGAAACAGTTCTGTTAACATATGCGATGACTTCGTCATTGAAAAATTCGAGCTAAAGCGAATGAATGACGTCCATGCTTTTCAAATGTTCTGTATGTATGCTCTTAAAGGAGGACCTCTTCGAGAGGAAATCTCCTTTGTGGCACGGGACATTAGTTTGGCTGCCGAAGGGCTTCCTTTCCTTATTAAGATTGTCGGTTCCTCTTTATATGGAAAGCCCATAACGTTTTGGAAGGAGGCATTGGATCGATTGAAGCAAGAGACTTTCTCTAAGGAAGTCAAACGAATTCTGAAGGCAAGATATGAAGCTTTAGAGTACAGTGCTCGacagatttttcttgatatagcaTGTTTTTTTATGGGTAAGGACAAGACAATATCCTCTTACCTGTGGGAAGCTTGTAAATACCATCCTTCTACACGGATTGCCGAGCTTCAAGACAAGTCTTTGGTAACAACCACCGACAATAATGAATTTCGGATGCATAATCAAGTAAAATTCCTCGGGAGGAGCTTGTCAAGGATGAAAATCCAAGTAAACCTTCTGAGCGTAGTAGGCTTTGGAATCAGGAGGATACTGGACGAGTACTGA